A genomic segment from Salvia splendens isolate huo1 chromosome 13, SspV2, whole genome shotgun sequence encodes:
- the LOC121761736 gene encoding nascent polypeptide-associated complex subunit alpha-like protein 2, which produces MPGPVVEETEAEKKLLDEPLVEDVKEDEEHDDDMDDTDDEDYDKDDEILGGGSEGSKQSRSEKKSRKAMLKLGMKAVLGVSRVTIKRTKNILFIISKPDVFKSPNSETYIIFGEAKIEDLSSQLQAQAAQQFRVPDISSVTAKPELSASAASDQVDEDEEEVDETGVEPRDIDLIMTQAGVSRTKAVKALKTHSGDIVSAIMELTT; this is translated from the exons ATGCCTGGTCCCGTTGTCGAAGAgactgaagccgagaagaagcTTCTC GATGAGCCATTGGTGGAGGACGTGAAGGAAGATGAGGAGCATGATGATGATATGGATGACACCGacgatgaagattatgacaagGACGACGAAATTCTAG GAGGAGGAAGTGAAGGTTCCAAGCAAAGCAGAAGTGAGAAAAAGAGCCGTAAGGCGATGCTAAAGCTTGGTATGAAGGCCGTTCTTGGTGTCAGCAGAGTCACAATTAAGAGAACCAAAAAC ATATTGTTTATCATCTCGAAACCTGATGTCTTCAAGAGCCCAAATTCCGAGACCTACATCATCTTCGGAGAGGCCAAGATCGAGGACTTGAGCTCTCAGCTCCAGGCCCAGGCTGCTCAGCAGTTCAGGGTGCCAGACATCAGCTCTGTGACGGCCAAGCCAGAGCTGTCTGCTTCGGCTGCATCTGACCAAGTGGATGAAGATGAGGAAGAGGTTGATGAGACGGGTGTCGAGCCTCGTGACATTGATCTGATCATGACGCAAGCGGGGGTGTCGAGGACCAAGGCTGTCAAGGCCCTGAAAACTCACAGTGGAGACATTGTGAGTGCTATCATGGAGCTCACAACCTAG
- the LOC121761458 gene encoding uncharacterized protein LOC121761458 gives MEVMQEVIEINDSSPSPVQNTSPLKPIFCLKNREDINKFEEKEDCFILEFDPYSNSDVLKLPTTVNGDNVDADLSVVYEKGQVACRDYPHPRNTCASFPFDKTPHDKHCEMCYCYICDISAPCLKWTGTVGHCHAFSNEAWDEERRVTRQLTKTV, from the exons ATGGAGGTGATGCAAGAAGTGATCGAAATCAACGATTCCAGCCCTTCTCCCGTTCAAAACACCTCTCCACTGAAACCTATATTTTGCCTGAAAAATAGAGAAGATATCAATAAATTTGAGGAGAAAGAAGATTGCTTTATCCTCGAATTCGATCCCTACAGTAATTCAGATGTGTTAAAGTTGCCTACCACTGTGAATGGTGATAATGTTGACGCCGACTTGAGCGTAGTATATGAGAAGGGGCAG GTTGCCTGCAGAGACTATCCACATCCTAGGAACACTTGTGCAAGTTTTCCCTTTGATAAGACGCCCCACGACAAGCACTGCGAAATG TGCTACTGTTATATTTGTGATATATCTGCTCCGTGTCTGAAGTGGACCGGGACAGTCGGCCATTGCCATGCTTTTAGCAATGAAGCTTGGGACGAGGAGAGGAGGGTAACGAGGCAACTAACCAAGACTGTATAG
- the LOC121762400 gene encoding probable glucuronoxylan glucuronosyltransferase IRX7 yields MKLLHSARNSNPYKKSCYKLFKYALWLSISLYFLSSFLITRHTTTISTTTISRSKPSRALMAENPHLDSSAHGKFNGMRIYVYDLPPQFNSDWLKNERCSRHLFAAEVAIHRALLSSEVRTFDPWQADLFFVPVYVSCNFSEVNGFPAIGHARALIASAIQYLSSDLPFWNRSRGSDHVFVASHDFGSCFHSMEDMAISEGIPEFLRNSIILQTFGVKDKHPCQEVENVVVPPYISPESVATTLEASPVTGHRDIFAFFRGKMEVHPKNVSGRYYSKRVRTTILRRYGNDRRFYLRRHRFAGYQSEIARSKFCLCPLGWAPWSPRLVESVALGCVPVIIADGIRLPFPSAVPWAEISLTVAEADVGKLGGILAHVAETNLTAIQRNLGDPRVRKALLFDDTVSEGDATWQVLIALSGKLDRSHRG; encoded by the exons ATGAAGCTTCTGCACAGCGCCAGAAACAGCAATCCATACAAAAAATCCTGCTACAAGTTGTTCAAATATGCCCTCTGGCTCTCAATCTCCCTCTACTTCCTCTCCTCCTTCCTCATCACCCGCCACACGACCACCatttccaccaccaccatctccCGCTCCAAACCCTCCCGCGCTCTCATGGCCGAAAACCCCCATCTCGATTCCTCCGCCCACGGCAAATTCAATGGGATGAGAATCTATGTTTACGATTTGCCGCCGCAATTCAACAGCGACTGGCTTAAGAACGAGCGATGCAGCCGCcacctgttcgcggcggaggTGGCCATTCACCGGGCTTTATTGAGCAGCGAGGTAAGGACGTTCGACCCGTGGCAGGCGGACTTATTCTTCGTCCCTGTTTACGTCTCATGCAATTTCAGCGAGGTCAACGGCTTCCCCGCCATCGGCCATGCCCGCGCTCTCATCGCCTCTGCAATTCAATACCTCTCCTCCGACCTCCCCTTCTGGAACCGCTCCCGAGGCTCCGACCACGTCTTCGTCGCCTCTCATGATTTCGGCTCCTGCTTCCACTCTATG GAGGATATGGCGATTTCGGAGGGGATACCGGAATTTCTGAGAAATTCGATAATTTTACAAACGTTTGGTGTCAAAGATAAGCATCCGTGTCAAGAGGTGGAGAACGTGGTGGTGCCGCCGTACATATCGCCGGAGAGCGTGGCCACCACTCTAGAGGCGTCGCCGGTGACCGGCCACCGCGACATTTTCGCGTTTTTCAGGGGTAAAATGGAGGTCCACCCCAAAAATGTCAGCGGTCGCTACTACAGCAA GCGCGTGCGTACCACGATACTTCGAAGGTATGGGAACGACCGTAGATTCTACCTCCGGCGGCATAGGTTTGCCGGATATCAATCGGAGATCGCGAGGTCCAAGTTTTGCCTGTGCCCGCTCGGGTGGGCCCCGTGGAGCCCGAGGCTGGTGGAGTCCGTCGCGCTTGGCTGTGTGCCGGTGATCATAGCGGATGGGATCCGGCTGCCGTTCCCTTCCGCCGTGCCGTGGGCGGAGATCAGCCTCACGGTGGCAGAGGCTGACGTGGGCAAGCTCGGTGGCATACTCGCCCACGTGGCGGAGACCAACCTAACTGCTATACAGCGGAACCTGGGGGACCCGCGGGTGAGGAAGGCGTTGCTGTTTGATGACACTGTATCGGAAGGCGACGCCACGTGGCAGGTTCTGATTGCATTATCCGGAAAGCTAGATAGGTCCCACCGGGGTTAG